One Marinibacterium anthonyi genomic region harbors:
- a CDS encoding Membrane-bound metallopeptidase produces MNRTEFIFATACVLFVAFVLGWFANWLVHRFTRVSAQDVDQLDRMSQELHEAEETRDKAITYLQQREAELTNQLTQTEAELRAAMEGLREARHEAEEMRSYVERIQGTA; encoded by the coding sequence ATGAACAGAACAGAGTTCATTTTCGCCACCGCCTGCGTGCTGTTCGTGGCCTTCGTGCTGGGCTGGTTCGCCAACTGGCTGGTGCACCGCTTCACCCGGGTCAGCGCCCAGGACGTCGATCAGCTCGACCGGATGAGCCAGGAACTGCACGAGGCCGAAGAGACGCGCGACAAGGCGATCACCTACCTCCAGCAGCGCGAGGCCGAGCTGACCAACCAGCTCACCCAGACCGAAGCCGAACTGCGCGCCGCCATGGAAGGCCTGCGCGAGGCCCGTCACGAGGCCGAGGAAATGCGCAGCTACGTCGAACGCATCCAGGGCACCGCCTGA